AATACATCATTACAAACTTTTAATAATTGTCAAAAATAATGTTTAACTTGAGAACTTCCTGTCCACACTCTCTCTTGAGGTGATGAATATGGGAGAAGATAAACGAAAGCCTTCTCGGAAACCATTTATGGAGAGACCGTGGTTTTGGCCGGTGATTTATAGTAGCATTGCAGTAATGATTGTTGGTGTTATCTTAAGTTACAATGTTCTGTACAACAGTAAGCAAGATGAGGTTGCAATTAAAGGACAGCCAGAAACGAATCAACAATCTATTTTGCCAACTGCATCGAAGTTAGAAATGTTAAAATATCCGTTTAAAGAGGAATTATTCAATGAAGTAAGCATCGTACAAGAATTTTATGATGTAACTGCTGACGAAGCGACTCGAGAAAAAGGATTATTAGTTTTTAATCAAGTATATACGACTTCTACAGGCGTCTCTATTGCCATTAATAGCGAGCCATTTGAAGTTGTAGCAGCAATGAGCGGCGAGGTCACACAAGTCAAAATGGACGTTTTCACAGGTAATCAAATTACGCTGAAACATCCAAATGGTATGGAAACACGTTACAGCTCAGTCTCTGATATTGTAGTAAAAGAAGGAGACAAAGTTACACAAGGGGAAGCCATTGCCAAATCGCAAGAAAATGAATGGAACCCACAAGCAGGCGTTCATTTATACTTTGAATTGTTAGAAGATGGTGTGCTAATCAACCCACGTAAATATTTATCGTTCTAAATCTGAAAACAAATTCGAATAAACCTAAACGTTGACACATAAGGTGAACCAATAAGAACTAAACACTCTTCATACATTTTATAGAGAGGAAGAGAACGTGCACGAGCATATTCGGCAGCGTTGCGTTCGATTAGGTGAGCTGTTTGTGGAGACAGGTGGAACGGTGCGTGCTCTTGCCAGTAAAACAGGATTTTCGAAAAGTACGGTGCATAAGGATTTAACAGAAAGGCTTGTACAAGTAAATGAGCCGCTTGCTAAACAAGTCCAAGACATGCTAGCGTACAATAAATCGATTCGACATTTACGAGGCGGAGAAGCAACACGCAAAAAATGGTTAACAAAGCCAATACAATCCCAAGCAATGTCTAGCGAGTTTTAACCTCACTAGGCATTTTTGT
This portion of the Solibacillus daqui genome encodes:
- a CDS encoding M23 family metallopeptidase encodes the protein MGEDKRKPSRKPFMERPWFWPVIYSSIAVMIVGVILSYNVLYNSKQDEVAIKGQPETNQQSILPTASKLEMLKYPFKEELFNEVSIVQEFYDVTADEATREKGLLVFNQVYTTSTGVSIAINSEPFEVVAAMSGEVTQVKMDVFTGNQITLKHPNGMETRYSSVSDIVVKEGDKVTQGEAIAKSQENEWNPQAGVHLYFELLEDGVLINPRKYLSF
- a CDS encoding sporulation transcriptional regulator SpoIIID, producing MHEHIRQRCVRLGELFVETGGTVRALASKTGFSKSTVHKDLTERLVQVNEPLAKQVQDMLAYNKSIRHLRGGEATRKKWLTKPIQSQAMSSEF